In Gammaproteobacteria bacterium, a single genomic region encodes these proteins:
- a CDS encoding LOG family protein: MTKRSKHLSEAYLNPSFLGSRSARSLRILSEYLEPESRFAHYAVDDTIVFLGSARLKSREDAEQQLARAQAEGGDTAAARRDLDMSAYYEAARELARRFTEWSKGLEDEERRFVVCTGGGPGIMEAANRGASEAKGMNIGLTISIPVEEFDNQYVTRELSFHFHYFFMRKFWFAYLAKAVLVFPGGFGTLDELFELLTLLQTRKMRKHLPVVLFGTKFWREVIDFDALIRHGTISPEDVDLMFRTDSIDEAYDYIISHLSKYSLEERGAIL, from the coding sequence TTGACCAAGCGATCGAAACACCTGTCCGAGGCCTATCTGAACCCATCGTTTCTCGGCAGCCGCAGCGCGCGTTCGCTGCGCATCCTGTCGGAATACCTGGAGCCGGAGAGCCGCTTTGCCCACTATGCGGTGGACGACACCATCGTCTTTCTCGGCTCTGCCCGCCTGAAGTCGCGCGAGGACGCCGAGCAGCAGCTCGCCCGCGCCCAGGCGGAGGGCGGTGACACCGCCGCCGCACGTCGCGACCTCGATATGTCGGCCTACTACGAGGCTGCCCGCGAGCTCGCGCGCCGTTTCACCGAATGGTCCAAGGGGCTGGAGGACGAGGAGCGCCGCTTCGTGGTGTGCACCGGCGGCGGACCGGGCATCATGGAGGCGGCCAACCGCGGCGCCTCCGAGGCCAAGGGCATGAACATCGGACTTACCATCTCGATTCCGGTGGAGGAGTTCGACAACCAGTACGTCACGCGCGAGCTCTCGTTCCATTTTCACTATTTCTTCATGCGCAAGTTCTGGTTCGCCTACCTCGCCAAGGCGGTGCTGGTCTTCCCGGGCGGTTTCGGCACGCTGGACGAGCTGTTCGAGCTGCTCACGCTGCTGCAGACGCGCAAGATGCGCAAGCACCTGCCGGTGGTGCTGTTCGGGACGAAATTCTGGCGCGAAGTGATCGACTTCGACGCGCTCATCCGCCACGGTACCATCAGCCCGGAGGACGTGGACCTGATGTTCCGCACCGACTCGATTGACGAGGCCTACGACTACATCATCTCCCATCTCAGCAAATACTCACTGGAGGAGCGCGGCGCGATCCTGTAG
- a CDS encoding alpha-E domain-containing protein: MLSRVANNLYWMARYIERAENTARLVNVNTHLLLDLPRHIRPGWEPIIDITGSRPLFFAQHQEADERSVVRFLVASPNNPGSLLSALYAARENARTTRDFIPREVWEQVNQLYLAAKEQSGFALVQRSRYDFLNSIIRGVQTITGILSGAMMHDEGYDFLRLGRNLERADMTTRIIDVRSMTLLPELHEDLTPFENIQWMSVLKSLTAYQMYRRTMQVRVRRPDVLRFLLQERCFPRSFYHAVSEAESCLRQLPRPAAPLAALHELQDRVRAAKPDLLRQDELHRFIDELQLGLIDVNDAVARAYF, from the coding sequence ATGCTGTCGCGGGTGGCGAACAATCTCTACTGGATGGCGCGCTACATCGAGCGCGCCGAGAACACCGCGCGCCTGGTCAACGTCAATACCCATCTGCTGCTCGACCTGCCGCGGCATATCCGCCCGGGCTGGGAGCCGATCATCGACATCACCGGCAGCCGGCCGCTGTTCTTCGCCCAGCACCAGGAGGCGGACGAGCGCAGCGTGGTGCGCTTCCTCGTTGCCAGCCCCAACAATCCGGGCTCGCTGCTCAGCGCGCTCTACGCGGCGCGCGAGAACGCGCGCACCACGCGTGACTTCATCCCGCGCGAGGTGTGGGAGCAGGTCAACCAGCTTTACCTGGCCGCCAAGGAGCAGTCCGGGTTCGCGCTGGTGCAACGCTCGCGCTACGATTTCCTGAACAGCATCATTCGCGGCGTGCAGACCATCACCGGCATACTGTCCGGTGCGATGATGCACGACGAGGGCTACGATTTCCTGCGCCTGGGGCGCAATCTGGAGCGCGCCGACATGACCACGCGCATCATCGACGTGCGCTCGATGACGCTGCTGCCGGAGCTGCACGAGGACCTGACGCCGTTCGAGAACATCCAGTGGATGAGCGTGCTGAAGTCGCTCACCGCCTACCAGATGTACCGCCGTACCATGCAGGTGCGCGTGCGCCGCCCCGACGTACTGCGCTTCCTGCTGCAGGAACGCTGCTTCCCGCGCTCGTTCTATCACGCCGTTTCCGAGGCCGAGTCCTGCCTGCGCCAGCTGCCGCGCCCCGCCGCGCCGCTTGCCGCGCTGCATGAACTGCAGGACAGGGTACGCGCCGCCAAGCCTGACCTGCTGCGCCAGGACGAGCTGCACCGCTTCATCGACGAACTCCAGCTCGGCCTGATCGACGTCAACGACGCCGTGGCCAGGGCGTATTTCTGA
- a CDS encoding circularly permuted type 2 ATP-grasp protein yields MAIRWGSYKVKGIHDELIRATGRSRPAARELCQYLSALRDEEIAEYKAAAELAIRVMGITFRVYTEAEGSIDRAWPFDIIPRIIAHDEWRRIEAGLRQRVRALNLFIDDVYHGQRALKDRIVPAELIADSKNFRPQCVGIDPPRGVWAHICGSDLVRDSDGTVYVLEDNLRVPSGVSYMLENRAVMKRVFPELFQSHSIQPVDDYPSQLYDMLASLSPRPGPRPEVVVLTPGVFNSAYFEHSYLAQQMGAELVEGGDLVVGDDDCVYMRTVAGPARVDVIYRRIDDLFLDPEVFQSDSLLGVPGLMRAWKGGKVALANAPGAGVADDKVIYSYVPDLIRYYLAEEPLLPNVPTYRCVNRAERDHVIANLEHLVVKPANESGGYGMLIGPQSTAEERERFARLIRRDPRNYIAQPHLTLSTTPTLVGNRVEPRHVDLRPFILSGEQTYVTTGGLTRVALRKGSSVVNSSQGGGSKDTWIVDAEA; encoded by the coding sequence ATGGCGATCCGCTGGGGCAGTTATAAAGTCAAGGGCATCCATGACGAACTGATACGCGCGACCGGCCGGTCACGGCCCGCCGCCCGCGAGCTGTGCCAGTACCTGAGCGCGCTCAGGGACGAGGAGATCGCGGAGTACAAGGCCGCTGCGGAACTCGCCATCCGCGTCATGGGCATAACCTTCCGGGTGTACACCGAGGCGGAAGGCTCCATCGACCGCGCGTGGCCGTTCGACATCATTCCGCGCATCATCGCCCACGACGAGTGGCGCCGCATCGAGGCCGGCCTGCGCCAGCGCGTGCGCGCGCTCAACCTGTTCATCGACGATGTCTATCACGGACAGCGCGCGCTGAAGGACAGGATCGTCCCGGCCGAACTGATCGCGGACTCGAAGAACTTCCGCCCGCAGTGCGTCGGCATCGACCCGCCGCGCGGCGTGTGGGCGCACATCTGCGGCTCCGACCTCGTGCGCGACAGCGATGGCACGGTGTATGTGCTGGAGGACAACCTGCGCGTGCCCTCCGGCGTGTCCTACATGCTGGAAAACCGCGCGGTGATGAAACGCGTGTTTCCGGAGCTGTTTCAGAGCCACAGCATCCAGCCGGTCGATGACTATCCCTCGCAGCTGTACGACATGCTCGCCTCGCTGTCGCCGCGGCCGGGTCCGCGCCCGGAGGTGGTGGTGCTGACGCCGGGAGTATTCAACTCGGCCTACTTCGAGCATTCCTATCTTGCGCAGCAGATGGGCGCGGAGCTGGTGGAGGGCGGCGACCTGGTGGTCGGTGACGACGATTGCGTGTACATGCGCACCGTCGCCGGGCCCGCGCGCGTCGACGTGATCTACCGCCGCATCGACGACCTGTTCCTCGACCCCGAGGTGTTCCAGTCCGATTCGCTGCTCGGCGTGCCGGGCCTGATGCGCGCGTGGAAGGGCGGTAAGGTCGCGCTCGCCAACGCGCCCGGCGCCGGCGTCGCCGACGACAAGGTGATCTACAGCTACGTGCCCGACCTCATCCGCTATTACCTGGCGGAGGAGCCGCTGCTGCCGAACGTGCCGACCTACCGCTGCGTGAACCGCGCCGAGCGCGACCACGTCATCGCCAACCTGGAGCATCTCGTCGTCAAGCCTGCCAACGAGTCCGGCGGCTACGGCATGCTGATCGGGCCGCAGTCGACCGCGGAGGAGCGTGAACGCTTCGCGCGCCTGATCCGGCGCGACCCGCGCAATTACATCGCCCAGCCGCACCTGACCCTGTCGACGACGCCGACCTTGGTCGGCAACCGCGTCGAGCCGCGCCACGTCGACCTGCGCCCGTTCATCCTGTCCGGGGAGCAGACCTACGTGACGACCGGCGGGCTGACGCGCGTTGCGCTGCGCAAGGGCTCGAGCGTGGTGAATTCCTCCCAGGGCGGCGGCAGCAAGGACACCTGGATCGTGGACGCGGAGGCCTGA
- a CDS encoding HAD-IA family hydrolase, with protein sequence MIRTTTDELIGRYPALLLDAYGVLVGTEGALPGARELIARLNAARKPYYILTNDASKLPESASRRYRGFGLEIEPGRIISAGTLLPACFAGRGLIGSRCAVLGTQDSIRFVERAGGLTVSIGEDFDTLVVCDENGFPFLEGIDRTLSALYTRLDRGADVHLILPNPDLVFLKSPGDYGIAAGTMARMFEAALDLRYPGRAGLRFVRLGKPNAAIFAEAARRVCTRDMVMIGDQLATDIRGAREFGLDAALVAGGVSAAIPEDHPAHLRPTWLLDRL encoded by the coding sequence ATGATACGCACGACAACCGATGAACTGATCGGGCGCTACCCGGCACTGCTGCTCGACGCCTATGGCGTACTGGTGGGAACCGAGGGCGCGCTGCCTGGCGCGCGCGAACTGATCGCGCGCCTCAACGCCGCCCGCAAACCCTATTACATCCTGACCAACGACGCCTCCAAGCTGCCTGAGAGTGCCAGCCGGCGCTACCGCGGCTTCGGGCTTGAGATCGAACCCGGGCGCATCATCTCCGCCGGCACGCTGCTGCCGGCCTGCTTCGCCGGGCGCGGCCTCATCGGCTCCCGCTGCGCGGTCCTCGGGACGCAGGACAGCATCCGCTTCGTCGAACGCGCCGGGGGATTGACCGTGTCCATTGGGGAGGATTTCGATACCCTGGTGGTGTGCGACGAGAACGGCTTCCCGTTCCTCGAAGGCATCGACCGTACCCTGTCCGCGCTCTACACCCGCCTCGACCGCGGCGCGGACGTCCACCTGATCCTGCCCAATCCCGACCTGGTCTTTCTCAAATCACCCGGCGATTACGGCATCGCCGCCGGCACCATGGCCCGGATGTTCGAGGCGGCGCTTGATCTGCGCTACCCGGGACGCGCGGGCCTTCGCTTCGTGCGGCTCGGCAAACCGAACGCGGCCATCTTCGCCGAGGCGGCGCGGCGCGTCTGCACGCGCGACATGGTCATGATCGGCGACCAGCTCGCCACCGACATCCGCGGCGCGCGCGAGTTCGGTCTCGACGCGGCGCTGGTCGCGGGGGGAGTCTCGGCCGCGATCCCGGAGGATCACCCCGCGCACCTGCGCCCCACCTGGTTGCTCGACAGACTATAA
- a CDS encoding putative zinc-binding peptidase: protein MKTFPCECGNVLHFENTLCFNCGRDVGFLPDALRLSVLEPATNGTRRALSNGRFYRPCRNQYEYNACNWLVPAEDPHDYCASCRLNRVIPDLGDPQNLPLWYRIEGAKRRLLYTLYELGLPVTGRHEDPAGGLAFEFLADPQGATDEFVNEAAPRHRVMTGHRTGVITINIMEAEDSVRERIRVQMNERYRTLLGHFRHESGHYYWDRLVAGAARLDGFRALFGDERTDYEQAMHRYYAGGAPPDWQQSWISAYASMHPWEDWAETWAHYLHMVDTLETAHDFDSSIGGRSLATVEAACAQAASGYGAADSFDALMEDWARLSVALNALNRSMGLPDAYPFAVTGHALDKLRFVHAVIRAESRGRISNPSPSSQPGGQADAGTDL from the coding sequence GTGAAAACCTTTCCGTGTGAATGTGGCAACGTCCTGCATTTCGAGAACACCCTGTGTTTCAACTGCGGGCGCGACGTCGGGTTCCTACCGGACGCGTTGCGGCTGAGCGTGCTGGAGCCGGCGACGAACGGCACACGGCGCGCGCTTTCCAACGGCCGCTTCTACCGTCCCTGCCGGAACCAGTATGAATACAACGCCTGCAACTGGCTGGTGCCGGCGGAGGATCCGCATGATTACTGCGCCTCCTGCCGCCTGAACCGCGTCATCCCCGACCTCGGCGATCCCCAGAATCTCCCGCTGTGGTACCGCATCGAGGGCGCCAAGCGCCGCCTGCTGTATACCCTGTACGAACTGGGCCTGCCTGTCACCGGGCGCCACGAGGATCCCGCGGGCGGACTGGCGTTTGAGTTCCTGGCCGACCCGCAGGGGGCAACGGACGAGTTCGTCAACGAGGCCGCGCCGCGCCACCGCGTGATGACCGGGCATCGCACCGGGGTCATCACCATCAACATCATGGAGGCGGAGGACAGCGTGCGCGAGCGCATCCGCGTGCAGATGAACGAACGCTACCGCACGCTGCTCGGCCACTTCCGCCACGAGAGCGGGCATTATTACTGGGACCGCCTGGTGGCCGGTGCGGCGCGCCTGGACGGTTTTCGTGCGCTGTTCGGCGACGAACGCACGGATTACGAGCAGGCCATGCACCGGTATTACGCCGGCGGGGCGCCGCCGGACTGGCAGCAATCCTGGATCAGCGCCTATGCCAGCATGCATCCGTGGGAGGACTGGGCCGAGACCTGGGCCCACTACCTGCACATGGTCGACACCCTGGAGACCGCGCACGACTTCGATTCAAGCATCGGCGGGCGTTCCCTTGCCACCGTGGAGGCCGCGTGCGCACAGGCGGCCTCGGGTTATGGCGCGGCGGATTCTTTCGACGCGCTGATGGAGGACTGGGCGCGCCTCAGCGTGGCGCTCAACGCGCTCAACCGCAGCATGGGCCTGCCCGACGCCTATCCCTTCGCCGTCACGGGCCATGCTCTCGACAAGCTGCGCTTCGTCCACGCGGTGATACGCGCCGAAAGTCGGGGACGGATTTCCAATCCGTCCCCTTCATCTCAACCTGGGGGTCAGGCGGACGCGGGGACAGATTTATAA
- a CDS encoding DMT family transporter, with amino-acid sequence MHWFPLAMISAVTLGAADALTKRYFQDYQGWEMVLVRIAVPGLILLPLALARPIPAVPPEFWSGMLVLVPLELFAMWLYMLAIRDSPLYLTLPYLAFTPVFNVLTGYLMLGETISARGFAGILSVVLGAWLLNLNHPATPLRGWFVPLRAIAHERGSRLMLTVALVYSVTSALSKQMMLYTTPESFGAFYFVLLCGAVLAATALFRPHSLRVLVERPLPLVLVGVLMAAMVVTHFIAIAGIEVAYFLSVKRSSLVFAILFAMILFGERPGLRHLLASLLMIAGVALILS; translated from the coding sequence ATGCACTGGTTTCCCCTTGCCATGATCAGCGCCGTGACCCTGGGCGCGGCGGACGCCCTGACCAAGCGCTATTTCCAGGATTACCAGGGCTGGGAGATGGTGCTGGTCCGGATCGCCGTGCCGGGCCTGATCCTGCTGCCGCTCGCGCTGGCCCGGCCGATCCCGGCGGTGCCGCCGGAGTTCTGGAGCGGCATGCTCGTCCTGGTACCGCTCGAACTGTTCGCGATGTGGCTCTACATGCTCGCCATCCGCGACAGCCCGCTTTACCTCACCCTGCCATATCTCGCCTTCACACCGGTGTTCAACGTGCTTACCGGTTACCTGATGCTGGGTGAGACCATCAGCGCGCGCGGCTTCGCCGGCATCCTGTCAGTGGTGCTGGGCGCCTGGCTGCTCAACCTCAATCATCCCGCGACGCCGCTGCGCGGCTGGTTCGTACCGTTGCGCGCGATCGCCCACGAGCGCGGGTCGCGCCTGATGCTGACCGTGGCCCTGGTCTACAGCGTGACCTCGGCGCTCAGCAAGCAGATGATGCTGTACACCACGCCCGAGAGCTTCGGCGCGTTCTACTTCGTCCTGCTCTGCGGCGCGGTGCTGGCGGCGACCGCGCTGTTCCGGCCGCACAGCCTGCGTGTCCTGGTTGAGCGGCCGCTGCCCCTTGTCCTGGTCGGCGTCCTGATGGCCGCCATGGTGGTGACTCACTTCATCGCCATCGCGGGAATCGAGGTGGCCTATTTTCTTTCGGTCAAGCGCAGCAGCCTCGTTTTCGCTATCCTGTTCGCCATGATCCTGTTCGGTGAACGACCCGGCCTGCGCCACCTGCTCGCGAGTCTGCTGATGATAGCCGGCGTCGCCCTGATACTG
- a CDS encoding VOC family protein gives MLISDLHHVSIVVADTARALAFYRDLLGLEVVARPDLGYPGAWLAVGARQIHLLEVPNPDPAEGRPRHVGRDRHVALIVDDLDTCAERLRHTGCAFTRSRSGRAALFCRDPDGNGVEIIEGGAGAGASAADN, from the coding sequence ATGCTGATTAGCGATCTTCACCATGTGAGCATAGTCGTAGCCGACACGGCGCGTGCGCTTGCATTCTATCGCGATCTGCTCGGACTCGAGGTGGTGGCGCGGCCGGACCTCGGCTATCCCGGCGCCTGGCTCGCGGTGGGGGCACGCCAGATCCATCTGCTCGAAGTGCCGAATCCGGATCCGGCCGAGGGCCGGCCACGCCACGTCGGACGTGACCGCCATGTGGCCCTGATCGTGGACGATCTGGACACCTGCGCCGAACGATTGCGCCACACCGGCTGCGCCTTTACCCGCAGCCGATCCGGACGCGCCGCGCTGTTCTGTCGCGACCCTGACGGAAACGGCGTCGAGATTATCGAAGGCGGTGCCGGCGCAGGTGCGTCCGCCGCGGACAACTGA
- a CDS encoding isoprenylcysteine carboxylmethyltransferase family protein: protein MLTFIQSHPVMSIWASGALFAALHSTLATSPAKAGLRALGVPPRAYRLMYVALALATTALWLGFVRGLPDTPLYRMEGAPRLALHAVQAIGAMLFWLALRPIDVAAFLGIRAFRDGIEPFREDGIYRHLRHPMYAAAMLVMFAHPEQGVNSLNLFACIALYFVLGSRLEERRMLAQHPEYAGYRRRVPAFLPRVPWPGPQRPRNGRKDPR from the coding sequence ATGCTAACATTCATCCAGTCACATCCCGTCATGTCCATATGGGCCTCGGGCGCATTGTTCGCGGCGCTGCACAGCACCCTGGCCACCTCCCCGGCGAAGGCAGGCCTGCGCGCCCTCGGCGTCCCACCCCGCGCTTACCGCCTGATGTACGTCGCGCTGGCGCTCGCCACGACCGCGCTGTGGCTGGGCTTCGTGCGTGGCCTGCCGGATACCCCTCTGTACCGCATGGAAGGAGCGCCGCGTCTGGCCCTGCACGCCGTGCAGGCGATCGGAGCGATGTTGTTCTGGCTCGCGCTGCGGCCCATCGATGTCGCGGCGTTCCTCGGCATCAGGGCCTTCAGGGACGGCATCGAGCCCTTCCGCGAGGACGGGATTTATCGGCACCTGCGCCACCCGATGTACGCCGCGGCAATGCTCGTCATGTTCGCCCATCCGGAGCAGGGCGTAAACTCGCTCAACCTGTTCGCCTGCATCGCACTCTATTTCGTGCTCGGTTCGCGCCTGGAGGAGCGGCGCATGCTGGCGCAGCATCCGGAATACGCCGGTTATCGCCGGCGTGTGCCGGCATTCCTCCCCCGCGTGCCCTGGCCCGGCCCGCAGCGGCCCCGCAACGGCCGGAAGGATCCGCGATGA
- a CDS encoding peptidase, which yields MTYCLAIKVDRGLVLASDSRTSAGVDYVTTYGKMHSFIWPGDRMIIMLTAGNLATTQAVINNIQRHLEDPAAGFDLRRARHMFEIAHYVGTLNQTEQRQHADVMKHANISIEASFIVGGQIAGRPPELFLIYPQGNYISASPETPFLQIGENKYGKPILDRVIEAGTTLEDAARCALVSLDSTMRSNLSVGPPLEVAIYDGDSLELPRRLKLTLASPLYQELQARWNEGLHNAFRNLPRFEWE from the coding sequence ATGACCTACTGCCTCGCGATCAAGGTCGACCGCGGCCTGGTGCTGGCCTCGGACTCGCGCACCAGCGCCGGCGTCGACTACGTAACAACCTACGGCAAAATGCATTCCTTCATCTGGCCCGGCGACCGCATGATCATCATGCTCACGGCCGGCAACCTCGCCACCACGCAGGCGGTGATCAACAACATCCAGCGCCACCTGGAGGATCCTGCAGCGGGATTCGACCTGCGCCGCGCCCGCCACATGTTCGAGATCGCGCACTACGTCGGCACGCTGAACCAGACCGAGCAGCGCCAGCACGCGGACGTAATGAAGCACGCGAACATCAGCATCGAGGCGAGCTTCATCGTCGGCGGACAGATCGCCGGACGGCCGCCGGAGCTGTTCCTCATCTATCCGCAGGGAAACTACATCAGCGCCTCCCCGGAGACGCCGTTCCTGCAGATCGGGGAGAACAAGTACGGCAAGCCGATCCTCGATCGCGTGATCGAGGCGGGCACGACGCTGGAGGACGCCGCGCGCTGCGCGCTGGTGTCGCTCGACTCGACCATGCGCAGTAACCTGTCGGTCGGGCCGCCGCTCGAGGTGGCGATCTACGACGGTGACTCGCTGGAGCTGCCGCGCCGGCTGAAGCTCACCCTCGCCTCGCCGTTATACCAGGAACTGCAGGCGCGCTGGAACGAGGGCCTGCACAACGCCTTCCGCAACCTGCCGCGCTTCGAGTGGGAGTGA